A genomic window from Pecten maximus chromosome 4, xPecMax1.1, whole genome shotgun sequence includes:
- the LOC117326608 gene encoding uncharacterized protein LOC117326608 — translation MATGKILLGEDVFLVLIVIFYAIKSESNVAMNKATKQSSVFGDGRYKASSVVDNCLTDFDAGCCTHTKEGHNTVWWRVDLGDLMTINRITIYYRDGSQHRLAGYQLYLSNTTITPTDGVLCFQDTSSTRSAVQLVVTHQCPYVGRYVTVYNHRNPKRYNWYSDDAILELCEVQVFGCQVGRYGDGDCNNDCSEACYGGNCNSTTGACFYCFAGKYGVDCDSDCPENCKGGLCTKDTGICLGKFG, via the exons ATGGCGACAGGAAAGATATTGCTAGGAGAAGATGTGTTCCTGGTCCTGATCGTCATATTTTATGCTATAAAATCTGAAA GTAACGTGGCTATGAATAAAGCAACAAAACAAAGTAGTGTCTTTGGGGACGGTAGATATAAAGCCAGTAGCGTTGTAGATAATTGTCTAACTGACTTCGATGCTGGTTGTTGTACACATACGAAGGAAGGTCACAACACAGTCTGGTGGCGTGTTGATCTGGGAGACTTGATGACCATTAATAGGATCACAATATATTACAGAG aTGGATCTCAACACAGATTGGCAGGATATCAGCTTTATTTATCCAATACCACCATCACACCAACAGATGGTGTCCTCTGTTTTCAAGACACTAGTAGCACTAGAAGTGCGGTACAGCTGGTGGTGACACACCAGTGTCCGTATGTAGGTCGGTATGTGACCGTGTACAACCATAGAAACCCAAAACGATACAACTGGTATAGTGATGACGCTATTCTGGAGTTATGTGAGGTACAGGTGTTTG GATGTCAAGTAGGGAGATATGGTGATGGTGACTGTAACAATGACTGTTCGGAAGCGTGTTATGGTGGTAACTGTAATTCCACAACAGGTGCCTGTTTCT ATTGCTTCGCAGGAAAATATGGCGTTGACTGTGACTCTGATTGTCCTGAGAATTGTAAAGGCGGACTTTGTACTAAGGATACTGGCATTTGTTTAGGTAAATTCGGATAG